GTATAGAAAATGGCGCAGATGATTATATTACTAAACCTTTTAACCCCCGTGAAGTAATAGCTCGAGTAAGAGCGCTATTAAAAAGATTAAAGAATGAAGATGAAAAACTACAATTTGGAAATTTAGAAATTTTTTCAGATAATTATACTGTAAAATATAAAGGAAAAATAATCGATTTAACAGCAAAAGAATTTGAAATATTATATTTATTAGCTAAAAATCCAGAAAAGATATTTACAAGAAATGACATTATTGATAAAATATGGTATGGTGAGGATTTTATTACAGATAGAGTTATAGATGTTCATATAAGTATGATTAGATCTAAAATTGGAAAAAATTGGATAAAAACAATTAGGAATTTAGGGTATAAATTCAACAAATCTGCTGAAGTTATAGGTGAATAAAATGGATAGAGCACTCGATTATATTAATGAAATGATTATAAAGTTAAATAAAATGAAAATTGAAAAAGCCAATATTATGGCCAAATCTCATGGTTTCAAAAAAAATCATGAGATTATTAGTGTTATGACATTTAATGAAATTGATCTATTTGTTAATAGCATTTTAGAAAGAAAAGACTTTTTTATCGAAACGACTATATATTTTTTCCAAGGAACTAGTAAATTTTGCAAAATCAATTATCTAAGCAATGATGAAATTTTAATAATAGAAGATAAAACCGAAAAAGAATTATTAAAACAAGTGAAAGCTGATTTTATAACATCACTATCTCATGAATTGAGAACACCTCTTTCAGTAGCAAAAGGCAATATTTTTCTATTAGAAGACATAATAAGCGATTCTAGCACCTTAAAAATTATTAAAAAATCAAAAAACGCCTTAAGAAGAATAGAAAGAATATTAGACCAATTAACTTTACTTTCTATGGCAGAATTCGGGAGTTATATGATTAAAACAGAAATATTTGATCCGGAAAATTTAATTGAAGAAGTTAGAAGTGATCTAGAAAATAAAATAAAAAATAAAAATATAAAAATAAATTTCAAATCAAATATCAAGCATATAACAGGTGACCCTTTTATTATTTATACAATCATTAGAAATTTAGTTTCTAACTCTATAAAATATTCTCACAATGATTCCGAAATAAACATTACAATAGACAAAGATAAAATAGTTGTAAAAGATAATGGTATTGGAATTAGAGATAATGAAAAAGCAAGAATTTTCGAAAGGTTTTATAGAGGTATTGATGCAAAAAAGTATGCCAAAGGTTCTGGTTTAGGTCTTGCTATAGTCAAATATTTGTGTGAACTTGCAGGATATAAAATAGAGTTTGATTCGAAATGGATGATTGGAACTACATTTACAATTTATTTAGAAAATAAGAATTGAGATTGTATTTTTACTTTTCTATTTTATTTTAAATATCAAAAACATAGCGATAATGTAATATCGCTATGTTTTTAATGATGTACTATTTCTTATTTGCTTTTGCTGCTATATTAAGAGCCCAAGATAATCCACCAAACAAAACAACACCTGCAAATATCATAAAAGCTATTGCACTTCCAGACATATTTTCACCCCTATTCTTCCTCAAAAGTAATTTTTGTTACTTTCTCATTATATTTTTCATCTCTTGAAGGTAATTTAGCAAATATAAAACCAATTATAGGAATAGCAATGAAAACTAAGAACCCTATAGTTAAAGCCCATGAAGGATATCCTCCATAAGGATTTTTTATTTCATCAAGAATATTTAATCCAAGAATAAAAATTAAAACAATAGGTATTATATATTTTAATGATATATCAAACCATTTCCCTATTTTAATTTCAGAAACTGAATTAATATATTTTCTTAATTTATCTGCACCAAATAACCAACCGATAATAACTGATTCAAGAATACCAACAACTAAAAGTGCATATGTACCCATAAAATGATCAATTATATCTAACCAATATAAACCTCCTTGGGTTGCAAACAATAATCCAAATATAAATCCTAAGATTGAGAATCCAATTAAAAAAGCTTTCTTATTAACTTTAAATTTATCACCAGCTGCTGCTTCAATAGCTTCAACTAACGAAAATGCGGAATCTATACCAAGAGTTAATAACATAACAAAAAATGCTAATCCAATTATTGACTGTACAATAATACCGCCTGGTATTAATGAAATTGCTTGTGGATATACAACAAATGCTAATCCAATGCCGCCACTAACAACCTCATCAACAGGAACACTCATTTGTTGAGCCATATATCCTAAAACTGAAAATACAGCTATACCTGCTAAAAATGACGTTGCAGAATTCCCTAAAGCTGTTATAATCGCATTGTTAGCAACATCATTTTTCTTATCATTATAGCTACCATATGCAATCATTATACCAAATGCAACACTTAACGAAAAGAAAATTTGTCCAAAAGCATTTGCCCAAACCCTTGGATCAGCTAATTTAGCAAAATTTGGTTCAAATAAGAAATTTAAACCTGTTGCTGCGCCTGGTAAAGTTATACCCCTAATCCCCAACAATACTAATAATACTATTGGTAGAGGTACTGTCCACATAACTGTTTTACCAACTGATTCGGTACCCTTCCTCAAAATCAAATAAATCCATAACCAAGATAATTAATAATCCTATAACAATTGGCCATCTTAATCCTCCAAGCTGTCCAGGTCCATCTGTTAATTTTAAAAAATCTCCAAAGAAAAATCCTTTAGGATCATCTTTCCAAGCTGTTCCTAAAGAAAAATATAAATAATTAAAAATCCAAGCCATTATAACATTATAATAAAATGTAATAATAGCACCTGTTAAAACAGCCCACCAACCTATGAATTCCGAACCTTTTGATATTTTCCCTAAAGCTTTTGGCGCACTACTTTGCAATCCTTGACCAATACCAAATTCTGCCATTAAAATTGGAATGCCTGCTAAAAATAAAGCAATAAAATAAGGAATGTAAAAAGCTCCTCCACCATTAGAATATGCCATATAAGGAAAACGCCATGCATTACCTAAACCTGCAGCTGAACCTATTGCTGCCAAAACAAAAGCCCATCTTGAGCCCCACTTTTGCCTCGCCACAAAAAAACACCCCTTTCTCGTAAAATTATTGTGATAAATCTTACTAAAATCATTTTTTTATTACTTTTTAAATAATTGTATGACATTGGTATGAAATTTATTTCACTATTGTTAATCAAAGAATATAATACCATAAAATAATTAAAAAGTCAATCTTTTTATTCGTAAGAAAAAAATAAATTATTTTTTACCGAATTTTGATTTGACAAAATATTAAATTTATGGTATAATATGAGTGGCAGCCTTGAATTGGTTGCCATTTTTTTATATAGATTTAAACTAAGGGGAGGGAAAATTAATGCTATGGATTATTTTAATATCTTTCTTAACTGGTTTAATATTAGGAATGAAAGGTAAATTTATATTTATAAAAAAATTTAAACCTGTAACTATCATAACTGTTTTACTATTATTTTTTATGGGTTTTGAAATAGGATCTGATCAAAATCTAATATCCAAATTACCAGAAATAGGTTACTTGGCTCTTTTAATTGCAATATTTTCTATTTTAGGAAGTGTAATATTAACAACACTTTATGAAAAAATGTTTATAAGAAGTGATAAAAAATGATTTTATTATTAAGTGCTGTAATTATCGGCATTATTAGCGGTTATCTTATTAGTTTTAATCTACCTTCAAATTTAATTACAATTTTATTAATGAGTCTTGTTTTTGTAGTTGGTATTGATATTGGTTCAGAAGAAAACATCTTATTTAAAATAAAAAAGAGTATAAAAACTATTTTTATTCAATCTTTTCTTTTAATTATGGGAAGTTTAATATTCGGAGGGTTTGTTTCATTTTTTTCTACTTTGTCTTTTAAAGAAGCAATGGGAGCTGCTGCAGGATTTGGATGGTATTCTTTATCCGGAGTTATGATAAGCTCATTATATAGCCCTTTTCTGGGAGCAATTTCTTTTACTGCAAATGTTTTTAGAGAAATATTAGGCATTATTTTTATACCTTTGTACGCTAAATTTTCAGAGTTGGGCGCTATATCAATAGGTGGAGCTACAACAATGGATACATTGTTAGGAATAGTTGCAAAATCAACAAAAAAAGAAAATACTTTAGTTGGATTTGGACAAGGTGTCATCGTTTCTATTGCAGTACCTATAATAATATCTTTGATTTTTTAAGACAAATAAGCCTTATAGGCTTATTTGTTTATATAGAAAATTCTAAATATTCATATCCTCTTCGAAATATTCAACTCCATTAGAGGTTTTCACCTTAAAATAAGATAAGTCAATATTATATTTATTTTTATATTTAAATTTTAATTCATTAATTAACATTTCAAACTCATTACTTTTTGATAATACTAAGACCGAGCCACCAAATCCACCACCTACAATCCTTGCACCCAAAACTTTATCTTTTAGAAAATCTACTATAAAATCTATTTCTTCGCAAGACACTTCATATAATTCTTTTAAACTTTTATGTGATTCAAAGAGATAATTTCCTATTAGTTCAATATTATTATTTTTTAAAGCCTCAATTGTTTTTAGAACGCGTTTATTTTCATCTAAAATATGTTTTACTCTATTAAATAATAGTCCATTTAAATTTTTTAAATCTTCATAAGCAACTTCTCTAAAACTATTTTTATTTAATTTATTTAAAGCCTTTTTACATTGGTTTCTTCTAGTATTATATTCAGAATTTCCTAATTTGTGTTTGATACCTGAATCTATTATATAGAAATTATAATCCTTTAAATCTAAAGGAATTAATTCATGTTTTTGTGTATATGTATCTATAAATAATGCATGGTTTATTTTAGCTAAAGCAATTGTAAATTGATCCATTATTCCGCAATTTAAACCAACAAAATTATTTTCTGCTTTCCATCCAATTAAAGCAAGGTCTTTTAATGATAAATTCAAATCTAAAATGTCATTTAATGCATAAGCTGCTGCTATTTCCAATGCTGCAGAACTCGATAATCCTGCTCCAATGGGAAGATCTGAATCTATATAAAATTTAAACGGCGGAATTTTACCAGCTCTTTTTTCTAATTCCAGAATAACTCCAATAATATAGTCCGCCCAAGTATCAGTTTTCATCAAATTTTTTAAAGAAATTTCTTGATTAGAATTCTTTGAATGAAATAAATAAGTATCTGATTTTTTTATATCCAAATATATATATTTATCAATAGCGAATGGTAATACATAACCATCATTGTAATCTGTATGTTCTCCAATAATATTAATACGACCTGGTGCCTTATACATCTATATCCACCTCAATTCCTCTTAGCTTTTTAGCAGCTTGCTCTGGTTCTACTGGATTTATAAATGCCCATGTGCCGCTTTCAACACTTGCAATCCATTTTATTAAATTTGGTCCTCTCATTGGTGAAATAAATTCAACATGAAAATGAAAATAATGTGTTGTTTTATCAATATTAAACGGCTTTTGAAAAAACATCATCATATACGGGAAAGGCATGTTAAATAATCCATTATATTTGTTTGTTATTATTTTTAATATATATGCAAATTCTTTTTTCTCTTTATTTGATAATTCATAAATTGCCTCTACATGTCTTTTTGGATATACATGAATCTCGTAAGGATATCTAGCATAGAAAGGAACCAAAGCTATAAAATTTTCTGTTTGATAAACTATTCTTTCATCATTTTTTTTTTCTTCTTTAACCACTTCACAAATAGCGCAAGTTCCCTTTTCTTTATACCATTTTTCCATAGACTGCATTTTAACTTTTATTCTGGGTGGCAAAAAGGGAAAAGCATATAATTGCCCGTGTGGATGTGGTAATGTTGCACCTACTTCCTTTCCTTTGTTTTCAAAAATAAAAACATATTTCACAAATTTATATAAGGATAATTCTTTAGTTCTATCTGACCACATATTTATTAATTTTCTAATTTGTTTTAATGACATTTGAGACAATTCTGAATTATGCTTGTCTGTATAAACAACAACTTCACAAATACCTTGTGATTTATCACGTATCAATACTCTACTATCTTTTTTAACTTCAGGAGCGTCTTTTTTTAAAGCTGGGAATCTATTTTCAAAACTTACTAAATCATATTCATCAGGTAACTCTAATATTCCCGGACAAATTGGACAGCTATTTTTAGGAAGATTAGGTCTTTTTTGCCGTGATGAGGATATCATTACCCATTCATCAGTAATAGGATTATATCTTCTTTCAAGCATTATTATCACTCTCTTCGTAATAATGAAATAACCTTTTATCTTTATTAATTACAGTTTTTTTATTTAGTTTAGGATAATTTTCATCATAAGTAATATGATATTTCATTTTATTTAAGTTTATTTCCATCTTAATATTTCCCCATTTTACATCATATGAATTTATATGAAATATATTATTATTCATAAATCCCCCTACATAAGATATATTATTTCTAAAGTCCAATAAATTATTAAAATTATTTCTTTTCATCTCTTTTAAAAAAGTATTATTTTGGATGGATGTATTATTTAAAATAGCTAAAATGTATAAATACATTTCAATAATATTTTTATCAAGTTTCTTATTATCAATATTCATATATTCCGACGCATTCCACCACCATTTTCCATTCATAAAATGCCTAGTAATAATATTATTAAAAATAAAATTTGAATTCAAATGTGTGAATTTTGAAAATTCTAAATTAGATATAGGTATAATATTAGTACTAATTTGCATTCCATCTACATATCCAATTGATGGCAAAAGTGGAGAACCACT
This is a stretch of genomic DNA from Marinitoga hydrogenitolerans DSM 16785. It encodes these proteins:
- a CDS encoding response regulator transcription factor is translated as MASILIVEDDKDIRDILRTYLEIEKYIIYEVESINQMNDFLNKNNVDIILLDVMLPDGESIDILPFIRAKNKNTGIIIISAKNTDRDKIFGIENGADDYITKPFNPREVIARVRALLKRLKNEDEKLQFGNLEIFSDNYTVKYKGKIIDLTAKEFEILYLLAKNPEKIFTRNDIIDKIWYGEDFITDRVIDVHISMIRSKIGKNWIKTIRNLGYKFNKSAEVIGE
- a CDS encoding sensor histidine kinase is translated as MDRALDYINEMIIKLNKMKIEKANIMAKSHGFKKNHEIISVMTFNEIDLFVNSILERKDFFIETTIYFFQGTSKFCKINYLSNDEILIIEDKTEKELLKQVKADFITSLSHELRTPLSVAKGNIFLLEDIISDSSTLKIIKKSKNALRRIERILDQLTLLSMAEFGSYMIKTEIFDPENLIEEVRSDLENKIKNKNIKINFKSNIKHITGDPFIIYTIIRNLVSNSIKYSHNDSEINITIDKDKIVVKDNGIGIRDNEKARIFERFYRGIDAKKYAKGSGLGLAIVKYLCELAGYKIEFDSKWMIGTTFTIYLENKN
- a CDS encoding MetS family NSS transporter small subunit — its product is MSGSAIAFMIFAGVVLFGGLSWALNIAAKANKK
- a CDS encoding SLC5/6 family protein: MRKGTESVGKTVMWTVPLPIVLLVLLGIRGITLPGAATGLNFLFEPNFAKLADPRVWANAFGQIFFSLSVAFGIMIAYGSYNDKKNDVANNAIITALGNSATSFLAGIAVFSVLGYMAQQMSVPVDEVVSGGIGLAFVVYPQAISLIPGGIIVQSIIGLAFFVMLLTLGIDSAFSLVEAIEAAAGDKFKVNKKAFLIGFSILGFIFGLLFATQGGLYWLDIIDHFMGTYALLVVGILESVIIGWLFGADKLRKYINSVSEIKIGKWFDISLKYIIPIVLIFILGLNILDEIKNPYGGYPSWALTIGFLVFIAIPIIGFIFAKLPSRDEKYNEKVTKITFEEE
- a CDS encoding SLC5/6 family protein, with product MARQKWGSRWAFVLAAIGSAAGLGNAWRFPYMAYSNGGGAFYIPYFIALFLAGIPILMAEFGIGQGLQSSAPKALGKISKGSEFIGWWAVLTGAIITFYYNVIMAWIFNYLYFSLGTAWKDDPKGFFFGDFLKLTDGPGQLGGLRWPIVIGLLIILVMDLFDFEEGYRISW
- a CDS encoding LysO family transporter; protein product: MLWIILISFLTGLILGMKGKFIFIKKFKPVTIITVLLLFFMGFEIGSDQNLISKLPEIGYLALLIAIFSILGSVILTTLYEKMFIRSDKK
- a CDS encoding lysine exporter LysO family protein; protein product: MILLLSAVIIGIISGYLISFNLPSNLITILLMSLVFVVGIDIGSEENILFKIKKSIKTIFIQSFLLIMGSLIFGGFVSFFSTLSFKEAMGAAAGFGWYSLSGVMISSLYSPFLGAISFTANVFREILGIIFIPLYAKFSELGAISIGGATTMDTLLGIVAKSTKKENTLVGFGQGVIVSIAVPIIISLIF
- a CDS encoding galactokinase, whose amino-acid sequence is MYKAPGRINIIGEHTDYNDGYVLPFAIDKYIYLDIKKSDTYLFHSKNSNQEISLKNLMKTDTWADYIIGVILELEKRAGKIPPFKFYIDSDLPIGAGLSSSAALEIAAAYALNDILDLNLSLKDLALIGWKAENNFVGLNCGIMDQFTIALAKINHALFIDTYTQKHELIPLDLKDYNFYIIDSGIKHKLGNSEYNTRRNQCKKALNKLNKNSFREVAYEDLKNLNGLLFNRVKHILDENKRVLKTIEALKNNNIELIGNYLFESHKSLKELYEVSCEEIDFIVDFLKDKVLGARIVGGGFGGSVLVLSKSNEFEMLINELKFKYKNKYNIDLSYFKVKTSNGVEYFEEDMNI
- the galT gene encoding galactose-1-phosphate uridylyltransferase, which codes for MLERRYNPITDEWVMISSSRQKRPNLPKNSCPICPGILELPDEYDLVSFENRFPALKKDAPEVKKDSRVLIRDKSQGICEVVVYTDKHNSELSQMSLKQIRKLINMWSDRTKELSLYKFVKYVFIFENKGKEVGATLPHPHGQLYAFPFLPPRIKVKMQSMEKWYKEKGTCAICEVVKEEKKNDERIVYQTENFIALVPFYARYPYEIHVYPKRHVEAIYELSNKEKKEFAYILKIITNKYNGLFNMPFPYMMMFFQKPFNIDKTTHYFHFHVEFISPMRGPNLIKWIASVESGTWAFINPVEPEQAAKKLRGIEVDIDV